The sequence AATTGGATTTATGTCAGCTGCACTGCAGTCATACTTTGAAGGAAAGAACATTATAAGATCTTATATACAGCATTTAGGACTAATAAAGAAATGGATCAATTTAGAATTACCCAGCCAATTCATTTACGAAAGAAAGTCTTCTTTTGCACAAGAGTGCAACACTAAACatacaaaataacaataaagatCATGCCAGACATGAATCAGTTAAATATGCTACCTTTGTTAGGTAACCACGCAATCCTTCATCCACGTTAGAGCTACCCAAAACAAGATAAAACCCAGGTTTGCTATGAACCCAAGGCAAGAGTGATGCAAACATAAAAGCCAGCACCATCCTGATTCGAGCTTGAATGTTTTGCAGACCCAAGTTCTCAATGTTTGATCCTCCATCTACCTGAAACAAAAGCatattataaatgaataaacaCAGTTCTTTACAGTTCCTCGTTTGGTTAAGATCAAATCCCAATTATCATGGCCACATGCTTATAAAGTTTCTTCAAGGAAAGCACGGACTTTATAGTCAGAAATCTAAAAATGATTTTGCCTCAAATTTTCAGACATCTAGTTTCTGGTGCATTCAAAAACTTTAAGAAGGCAAGTCTAAAGATCAACCAATCTTTACTTCCATGTCCACCTGCTCTTCTTGAATAATTTTACTGCTCACTTCAACTGCCACGTCCAACACCACCATTGCCACAACTATAACACTCCACTCACTACAAGCACCAGTAACTCTCACCTCCTAAAAACATCTTGTGACCAGtgtgttaattttgttttgtcatTTCTCACCTAACTCCCTTGACGTGAATGCTAGAAATATTCGTGGTTTCATTGCTTCTATTGCCATTAACCTTACAACTACTCTTGTCATACAAAAGCTTCACCTCTGGTAACTCCGTATCTATGTGAGATAGAAGTAATTCGCAGCATAGAACAATTGTTTTTTAACAGTTTTTTTAAGTCCAATTCTTAAACTTGAGAATTCATATAGGTCTAATCGGTGGGATAGGAAGAACTTGTCATAATCCTGTTACCTTGTAACGTGGTTGCTTTCCTGTAACTGTCTGAAACAAAGATAAAAGTGCAGATACAACACCATCTATGCTAATGTCAAGATGCCATGAGCCGATCTCATCTGCTAGCACTTTTGCCCGTGATTTGGTGGCTTCAGAACTGCAAGGAACAAACCATTTACTggattatttcattttaagcACATACTTGTAAACAGATCTGGAAAgggcaaaaataaaattttaaaaacacattaatttattaaaattggtCTTCCAGtgaatcataaatatttttccctGCATATCAATAAAATGACATGAATGTTCGTGTCAACCATAGACATTCTATAGCCTTTTTCAGGACcttaatcatatattatatttcctaTTTATTGAAACTCACCTCCATAGACCCTATAGTATTACATGCTTCATTGATTCACCAactatagtattattaaaatgaaaagtTGTAAAATTGCAGGaagtttaatgaaaaatatacatatgtttatTGGCTTTATCCAATTAAACCCTCAAAGTACATTTATTGATAACGTAAAAAATCAGAGTTTCATGCACAAGTATGAGAATTATTGCTCAAAACATTAGCTTGCAGTACTAAATGTCAAACGATAATTCAgctcaaagaaataaaaaggggTTTCCTTCAAATGTTCCCAGTAATATGATTACAAACTGAACATAACCCCCTAAATAGCCTAATCTATAATGCATCTGCAAGACAGACACATTGCAGAGATTGAAGAAAAAACCAAGTTTAGATAAGAAAGTATGTCCACCATGTCCTCAGTCATTATCTACAAATCATTAATCACAGAAGGAAAATTAATTCTAACAGGTTTAGAGCATACGCAATCACCTGTTTTCTGATCCCATAAATACTGTGTAAAATATGCGTTTTGCAAATTCTCTGCTGTCAGTAGGAAACTGTCCCTGGGTATAATGCCCAATTCTTATTGCATCAGCTTTAACTTGTTCATCTCCATTTGCTATTTCTACAAGCAAGTGCAAATGATCATTAGTGACATCCTAAGGATAATTCCTCTCCTAAGCCTATTAGAAAATcagtataaataatataaaataacagCACTTCTTCCTGCCTAGGGTGCAACCACACTAACAATTTTAGTTGGCAGCTTGAAACCTACCTTAAAATCGGTTTCCCAACACAAAATCATTAGCTCATGGCTCACTAAAGAGTTTGTGAGAAGTTTTCTAATATATCTTTGGTTGATGAAAGGTTCCAAGTTACTCCATTTTTTTCTGATTGCGAACAGTCAATAAATCCAACATTTAACATATGTCACATTTCAGATGCCCCTTTCATTTCACCCAGAATGCAGAAACAAAATAGTATGGAAACTAACCTTTAACAACAAGCTGGCACATACAGCCAACAATGGCAGCTACAGAGGAGCTATCTGCTCCACCAGAAAGAGGAAGCAAAAAACCCGAAGCTCCACTCCTTCTTAAGTAGTCCCACAACCAGCAACCAGGGCCATAGGCTATTTCCTCCTCGGGACAGTGATAACTAATCTAAATATcgtgaatataaaatttaataaagatgACTACTTTAGTAATGAGagctataaatataatatatattttatttaaaatatatataaataggtaTCTATCTAAAAACCAGAATTTTGAGGTGAAATAAAACCAAGCTGCACTAAAGAAACTATATTAGCATTCAATTTCTTGCTATGTTTAGGTGAAACAACAATTAACTCCAGCTTTTAATTATGCAATAACACCAAACACCTAAATTCGTTATGAACGTTGCTTGATCAGGAACTTACCTTCAGTGGACTAGAAAGACCCATTTTCAGGTTAAAGGACTGACAAAGACGGTAAGGCACCATTACAGAAGGGACTATGGTTTTGCAGCTTGCTTGCTCTTGGAAGCTACTAATAGATCCTCTAAGACTAGCAACCTGCAACGAAGCAAGAACATAGGGAATTAATATGATTGCAATACATAAATCTTAGCCATAAGAAATGCCACTAATTCGTATTGTCTGTCAGTGTTAACAAACAAGTGGTAATAATGTACACTTCAACATATCTGTAAATCTAAATTTGACTCTAAAGAGACACATTCCCAAACATCCTGATATACAAGGAATGCAAAACATTACATACCGCTTCTAGATCTATTTGGGCAACCACAACTTCAACATCCTTCAAAGAAAATTGTGAGCCTTGAGCAACCAAATCCCCATTAACAACAACACAAGCACATCCATCTACACcaaataataatcaatgaaaAACATTTACAGACAAGTCATAATGAGGGAATCAACAATAGTATTTTCACGtctaaactaaaacaaaaaaaagtcaatCAATTAGCAAAATCTTTGTACCATAGTAAAGGCGGCCACCATCACATCCTTGGTGATTGCTGTACATGTAAACTCCTCCCCGGGTGTGAGTAGCACCTATAAAAGCACGGAGACGAACATCAAGTTTTCTTAGTTGGTGGTGACTTCCACTTGCATTCATAAACACTTCGACCCCATTCAATGCAAGCTCAGCATGGGGAGGACAAGGAGCAAAGAGCTCTTCACAAATTTCAGCTGCCACAGCTCTAACAAGGGATAAAATAAAGTTTCGCTTTAGCATATCGCTAAAACAATTTATTAGAAGCAAAATCATAAGCTATCTACTAAATTATCAAATACTTAGTGAGTCACAGGATCATAGCTTAGTAACATTCGGGCTTACGTGTCCAGAAACTGAATGTAACCATAACCAAAAGGCACCCTCTTCTGTTGCAAAGCCTCAGAAATTTCATATGGCAGCTGAAAGTCAACAAGTTGGTCTTTTGTTTTCCATGCCGTGAACCATCTAAGTTCTCTATAATTCCCATCATTAGCAAGCCACATTTTTGGGCGTATCATGATAATTTTGCGGTTCAAACACAGAACTTGACAATTGTAACGCTCTGAGCCATTGATCACGGGCATGCCAAAGCTGCATAAGATACCATCTGTCCAGTCACCCAGTAGTAAATCTTTCAAGCATTCCCATCTGCGATCACATACCATCCCCCAATACATAGAATTACTATCAGCAAGCCCTCAATTGAATAAGCcttcaattaacaaaattttttatcaatcaaaaacaaaacccacccccccccccccccccctctcttttTGACGCTAAACTGAACAggtattttttcaattaaagaaTTTCATTCAGTcaataaatgaataacatttttttcctttctttgtcCGCTAAATTGAACTTGTATTTCTGCTCGAAATTGGAAAGGGATAGAATAAGAATTACGCATGGTTCACAGTATCAAGCTCCAAAAAATGGTCTTCGCAGCCATAACCGGTAATCTCAAGCTCAGGACCGAGACGAATCACAGCCCCGGCCTCTTTTGCCATAGTTAAGGACTCCTTAATATTCTTCAAATTGCAGTCGAAATCCATAGCCCATTGGTTCAAATTACAAGTCGCTACCTTAAGCAGCCTCATCTGTACCACTTCCTCTGCaccaaaaaatttccaaaatcaataattaaaaaatagttttaataataataatcaaactcTTATGCAAATTTATAGAGATTTTGTCTCACTTTCTTGGCTGCGAAATTTGCAGAGCTTTCGGAGAGAAAAGAGAGCCTGGGCGAGCAAAATGAAGTACGTGTGCGTGCGTGTGCGTTTTAG comes from Ziziphus jujuba cultivar Dongzao chromosome 6, ASM3175591v1 and encodes:
- the LOC107429819 gene encoding glutamine-dependent NAD(+) synthetase codes for the protein MRLLKVATCNLNQWAMDFDCNLKNIKESLTMAKEAGAVIRLGPELEITGYGCEDHFLELDTVNHAWECLKDLLLGDWTDGILCSFGMPVINGSERYNCQVLCLNRKIIMIRPKMWLANDGNYRELRWFTAWKTKDQLVDFQLPYEISEALQQKRVPFGYGYIQFLDTAVAAEICEELFAPCPPHAELALNGVEVFMNASGSHHQLRKLDVRLRAFIGATHTRGGVYMYSNHQGCDGGRLYYDGCACVVVNGDLVAQGSQFSLKDVEVVVAQIDLEAVASLRGSISSFQEQASCKTIVPSVMVPYRLCQSFNLKMGLSSPLKISYHCPEEEIAYGPGCWLWDYLRRSGASGFLLPLSGGADSSSVAAIVGCMCQLVVKEIANGDEQVKADAIRIGHYTQGQFPTDSREFAKRIFYTVFMGSENSSEATKSRAKVLADEIGSWHLDISIDGVVSALLSLFQTVTGKQPRYKVDGGSNIENLGLQNIQARIRMVLAFMFASLLPWVHSKPGFYLVLGSSNVDEGLRGYLTKYDCSAADINPIGSISKQDLRAFLRWAAIHLGYSSLADIEAAPPTAELEPIRSNYSQLDEVDMGMTYEELSVYGRLRKIFRCGPVSMFKNLCYRWGARLTPSEVAEKVKHFFKYYSINRHKMTVLTPSYHAESYSPEDNRFDLRQFLYNARWPYQFQKIDDLVQELDGERIHMRESGDHEKLGAASNGIGGMGVVAAGSGNPNVGL